The Nicotiana tomentosiformis chromosome 9, ASM39032v3, whole genome shotgun sequence genome contains the following window.
TTGATTAAACTGGAATTGTTTGTGCATTATCTGCCTTAGATTCTGTTTCAtaattttcttcttctctttcatTTTCCTTAGACATTTCCTCCAATGATTTTCCTTTGGATTCTGGCACCAAGAATGTAAACAACATTCCAAGTAAATTAACACAACCAAGAACAATAAGTGCATTTTTCACACCTATACCAGTTGGATAACCAGCATCAACCTTTAATGGATCAGTGGATTGAGCTGCATACAAAAATCCAAATGCCCCAACAATTGCTCCAGCTTTTCCAGCTGCTGCTGATATTCCGTGGCACGTTGATCTTAACCTAGCTGGAAAAATCTCCGCGGGTACAACAAATGTTGTTGCATTtggaccaaaattcgcgaagaaAAACGTAAGTGAATACATGATAACAAACCCTATTCTGTTTTCCTTTTGTGTCCAGTGATTATATGGAATGGCTAAAGCAAACATGAAAACTGTCATGAAAAAGAATCCCATTAATTGAATAGCAAATCGACCCATTTTATCGATAAATGCTACAGTAAACCAGTAACCTGGAACAGTACTGCAAAGTGCAATAAGAGTCTGTGCCCTTGCAATCTTGAAAACTTCATCTAATGCATTCATCGTTTCTGGATGAGGAATCCATCCAATTTTACTAAATATATCCTTCTGAAAAAGATTTTGACTGTAAAAAGCAATATCTAATAAAAACCATGTACTAGTTGTTCCTAGCAAGTGAAGTCCATGGCGACGAAGAAATTCCTTAGTAAACAAACCAAAACTATGTCGGTTTTCTTCAACTTTATCTTTCTCTACTTCAATTTCAACGTTCAATACTTTGGACATATCAGCAGCAGCTTTTTCAGCATTTTTCGCAACTAAGGCCGTGTAACGTGCTGTTTCGGGCATCTTCATTCGCCAGTAATAAGTAAGTAAAGCTGGAATTGCACCAAACATTACAATAATTCTCCAAACATAATCAGCTTCAGGTGGTGTTGAATCTTTAGGATTTACTGAATAAATTGGTGAAGGGTAAGCATTTTTAAATGCACCAGCAACAATAAGTGCAACTATTCCGCCTGCTAAAATACCAAAACCTTGCATTGCAAAAACAGCAGCAATAAAAGCCCCACGAGTTTTTTTATTTGCATATTCAGACATAATTGTCGCGGATAAAGGGTAATCGCCACCAATACCAAAACCAAGCCAAAATCGAAAAAAACATAAAGTGGCTataacaccattaggtgttttACCAAAAGAAAGTCCAGAAGCTATTGAACAAATAACCATAAGCATAAGTGTCATTCCATAAACTTTTTTCCTCCCTAATTTATCTCCTAGCCACCCGAAAAACAGTTGCCCCGAAAGAGTACCAACAAACGCGACGCCATTAACAGCAGCTGCGATAGGAGGAGGGAGAATACCTGGTTTTGGTGCATTTTCGTGATGATAATAAATTCGGCCAAGTAATTTTGTGACTAGTGAAATGCAAAAAAGGTCATAGGCATCAGTAAAAAATCCCATTCCAGCAATTACAATTGCAGTGAAATGGTACAATTGTGTTTTTGCTACATCTAGTGCATTTAGCACTTGCAATTGATCTTTAGCCATAGCTAGGTAAGGTACGATTTTTGGAAAGTCCTATTTTGTGCTAAGACATGATGGAGGGAGGGGGTTATTAATAGAATGATTGACAGAACAAGACAAGGACAATATTACAACATAGTTCAATTTGGGAATTCCTTAATATTATCAGATTATAGTATGAAAAGCTTATGGTTGGATATTATGCATAAAGGAGTATATTCGGCCGATTTTGCATATAAGAACAAAGAGGATAGTTTTAGATACTTTCAATATATGTAGCTAAGTTTTCtaagtttttcttttcttgttaaAAACTTATAAACACATCTTGAGCAACGTAACAGCCTGTTCCTAGTGGAAATCAGTCTACATATATAGTTGTTTGATACCCACAGAGAGATTTTTGGAACCGCGGTAAAGTTATCTCCGTACATACGATTTATATATCAGGGGTTTGAGCCGTGAAAGCAACCACTAATGATTGCATTAGGGTAAGTTGTCTACATCACATCTCTTGAGGTGTTATTCTTTACGGAACTCTATGTGAACGCGAGATATCTTATACGTGGAGCTTCCTTTTAATTTAGAGCTTTTGTTCAATAAGAAAACAAATTCTACAAAATGTTTGAAATATTCTCGTGTATTTCTATCATTGGCCGAATGGACTAAGAAAACAAATCCTATTAAAAATAAGAAGATTGATAGAACGAGAGTTTTCCGATTATATTTCATGACAAGAAATCCATGAGAAAAAGCCCAAAACCATACATATTCTTTTATATAAagcactaatagtccatttactttaacaaagtggtgcacttttagtcataacactgaaaaaaagcccaaaaacatacattatctttggctttagactcaaagtcatacatattcttccacatggagcactaatagtccatttactttaacaaattAGTGCGCTTTTAGTCACAACATTGAGAAAAATAGTCAAGAAAATCACAACTTCCAAATCAAGAAAATTCAAACAAATACAACATATTAATAATGACAATCCAATGAGCTGAACAAAATACTtgtaaaaaagaagaaaactaCATTCTATCTAATATTGTGCTCGTTTGCTTGCTAGGCACATTATATATTATGGTGTTTTTGTAAGTTTATTTTCATAGATAACAAAGCTAAATTCAGATAAAAGTTCCTCGTTGCTAACAATACAAGTATCTAGAATACTACTACGTGGTAGATTCTAACTCACAACttattgtttaccctcaaaatcggataacaattaattttataagtggttttaaggatatgcggatttaTTTAACACAAAGcagtaaataaagataaattatatAAATAAGGATAAAGTAAGTTCAAACCACACGAGAAAGACGATTTAAGTCTTAGTGAAATATTTACCCTCGATCTGGGCTCGTAACAACAAGCACTGATGAACATAAGCAGAAGAACTAATAACagaaaaaataatgatatattgctttggaatgcatgTTATAACGTACTTTATAAATTATTagaccccttttatatagtaaaagagtcctactttaggtacaattttataaaaggtaaaaaatcttttgATTTACTGATTGTCGGTTCATTAtcggtacgtgccgagattcccgccctAATATCCGGTCGGTCACAGATATTTCGGTCTTCCGTTAGCTATGCTGACAATGTTTCTTCAAAATCATTtgaggctaggaccgattccgggaTCATGGCCCCTATATTCTCGAAGGCAACCGTCTTGTCTCCGGGTTCTAGCCCGGTGAGACTCAGGGTCGATCTTCACTCCTCTATTGTCATGTCTCGAACATGGCTCACCATGTCGGTGGCTAGAATGCACCACGAGCTcgattttgaccatatacagatagtcccattatttttcggagagtagacgatgagaaacgatatgagcttcCGAGTCTCACTTTGATACAccgtgacagaaacgacaaaacaacCGAAATGTCTCGTCAGTAAAGTCCTGAttgcatttaatgcatgtcagtcgCCGTTCAGCCATTCTTTGATGCGAATCGTCACTGAAATTCTTTAAATACCTCCTCATTTGCTTATTTTAACTTTACATTCAAACCTTATACCCTTGTACCCTTAAGATTTCAATACTTTCTAGCACTTTCACTCTAGTTATTTGAGATCCTCTGCAAGAACTCTTGTTTATCTTCATATTAAGCCAACAACTACAATCCTtcaactttctttctttctccatttttccttCATCTTTTAAAGAAATGATAAAGACTTCCAAAAACGTTCCCCAGAAAGAAACCCCTTCTACTTCGCGACCGGCTACTGCAGCCAAGGAGACTATTTCGCGTACTGCCGTCGATGAACCAGTACGAGAAccccctttgaaaatgttcaACCCCGGAGGATGCTCGGCCAATGCCGATTTCAAAGTAGAAAAACCTTCCTCCGTACAAGGCCCGTGAgaggaggtctcgagatacatatgctcgatCACTAAAGAAGTCCTCCCTACGGTCTAAAAAGACTACAACTGGGTCGGTAAGGGCATAGTGATCTTGACCCCGATGAagccattaccacccatgtcgagggatactaaagtgtttatacttatccctttacattgggcccgATAGACCCAGTCATCATTGATTTATGTAAAAGGTACGAAGTATGCATCGGTCAGATTCATCCTTCACTCTGGAGGATCTTGATCCTCCTCCGGTTCTTTGTGAACATAATTGATGTGTGCTCGTTCACCGTCGACTATCTTCTACGCCTGTACAGTCCCCAAACTTccggggggactgataaagctcgtgCATCGGGTCAGCAAAGCCCCGTTCTCGAGTATTGATAAAGACCGGGATCAGGGTTGGATGCCATTTTGTCCGAGTGAGTACTTCAGACCTAATCCCAGTTAAACGCATGCCATTCCCTGAGAAGTGCAATACATCACGTAAGTACAATTTCATTTTCGAAAGTCGATTTTATACTTATTTCCATCTTTCTTATCAGTATTTTGTGGTGGTACATCCATCACTCGGGTCCAGAATGTCGTTCcttgactcaaggagtgggttgagGGTATCATATCACAGATGCCCTACTCCAAGCGCTCATGGCGCAAGCTCTCGAAGGGTCATTGGGCGGCTCGTTCCCATGGTAAGACTCCTTTCCTGAGTCCTCTTATATCATTAAGTCCTCACTCTCTTTGCttctttttgcaggtttatccaaggatgtcGAACTGAGACCTCCATCCAGTAGTGAGGACTTAACTaccgagtcccctgctccgagaTAGGCCtaagagaagaaaataaaaagggctttgagttccccgagctcggagaaaatGAAAACAAAAAGAAGGCGGGTGCGCAAGTCAAAAGACAACACCAGTGCCCGAGCACCACCTCCGAATTCACTCTAGCGGCTGAGAGACgaatccaaagaagaagaagaagaagaagaagaaaatgcctTTGTCTTGATGGCCCGTGTGTCGTCGCAGCTCGAAGGGCAATGGGCCTCCGAACCAGAGAACCTCGAGACCGTCCTACCTCAAGCTAGGGAGGCCGATGAGGAGGCCGGGAATGAGGCTTCCCGGGATGTGGGCAATGCACTGAAGGAAGTActcggtgtgatagacatcacaGAATTGCCCTCGTTCACCGATTCCATGTATAATAAGGCCCAAATAGTGAAAGAACACCCTAACGAGGGGGGCCGTGGATTTTTTGATGGGGTGGATTCTACCGCCACGGAGGACGTCATCGaattgggtgacttagaggtgccGAAGAAGAGTACATCTTCGGGAGCAAGCGATCCTTCCTCAAGCCCAAAACTGACCAACCGGTTCCCAGTTCTGAGTGTGGATCCTGACCGAAAATGGTCCATCATCATTTCTATTACGGAGGATGCCTAAGTCTTCTCCACCCTCGTAGGGgtggccagttaccttcggtgtcTGGTAACCGAGGAAGACCAAGCCAAGATGAACGAGGTTGATGCGCCTTGCCTATTCAACGAAATACAACATGCGCTAAACCAGGTAACTTTAGATATCTCTAGATGACTTTAATTCGTACTTAGACTAATTCATAGATAACCCTAACATTTTTCTTTTATGTTTGTAGGCCTCGGGGCTTCACCATAGAACTTTCCTTTGATATCGAGACTAGATGAACTAGCTCTAAGCCGAGGTCTGACGGCTCAATGAGAAGAGAGATACTTACAAACTCCTCAGCGAGCAGCATGAAGgagaggctaagagcctccgagctgagctggaggTGTCTCAGAAGGAGCATGCTAACCTGGTCGAACatgtaaaaatatttgaagttagtgacaATGAGCGAGACACGGTGACTAATGGTCAAAATTCACAAGTCTAACAGAAGATCgatcggatcgaccaactccgagctgAGATGGATGCAGTTAAGGCCGAGGCCGAAGAATGGAGAGGCAAGATGGACTGTTTGGCCTCAAAATATTAGATTACTCGGGAGAAGTTGACTTCGGTAGAGGTCCAGCTTTGTGCGGCAAAGGAAAATGCCGAGTTGTGGGCCCAAAAAGTTCAGGAGCTCCGATATCAGCTAAGCTCGGTCGGCTATGATCCAGAAACTCTTGCCAAAGAGCTAGAAACAGCCAAGTCGGTGGTTGCGGTGGTTAAAATTGATGCTGACGAGATGGTGGCTCAATATAAGGCCGATTCCGAGCCGGCCCAATATCGACTGAAAGACGTCGTCGAGCACGCAAAGCGGCAATCCTGAAGAGAGGCCCTCGAGGAAATTCATGCTCAGGGTTTCGACTTATCGGCTGAGATTGAGAGTTATAAGGGACTCgaagccgaggccaagaagttggcataTCCCAAAGATGAAGAAGACTCTGAGGGTTCGAGCTGATCCAAGGGTAGAGGAGACCCttccaatatttttgtatttttgtactttgTACTTTTTGTTAAGGAGGCTTCTTTTTTCCCTTCGACAGTTTCTAAGTTTGTTTTCCTTcgctttattctttatgtttgcaaagatcgaaatgccttagtatgtaataattaggtcttgttcggaggttcgaacaggccTTTCTTTCGATATTATTTCATTTAAGATTCGTGGGGGCTCGGTATGACTGGAGGCTTTCTCCAAAATACTTAGAACGTTTTAGATGATAAATTTGTTGAGGGTGGCCATTTGAATcggtttagaaattttaaagGCCTTGTTTTTTTTattacgggtctcggacgtctccgagctgtTTTAATAtagccgtagcctttttagtttaGGTGTTGCCTAGTGGGCTTGTTACCCTAAGTTATCCGGGCTTTcccaagataacagtccccgaatggggTGGCCGTAGACTTTAAGgttcgggcactgcctaataggtcttgtgccctcTGGCTCTAACATCCAGGACCGTCCGAGTTTGTCTTTGGacggtagtccccgagtgagagcgATCCATTGAACCCGGATaaaggcggcccttgggctcgatatctttaggggatcaaatgtaggaaattccttaagagaaaaaaaaaagaaaacaaaatttttaagggacaagatattcATCCGCAAGGTAAAAACCTCTTTTTCTTTCTGTGCGTAATATATAtggttacacatgtgtacaaactttgtgtcagggctcgagcagtctatgtGGGCATGTTTCATTTGATTGTTTGTCCCTTATAGTAAATCTTATCGATCGAGCCAAGACCATTTGatcacaaagtttctttccttgctaaagtcattaTCCAGGGGTAATTTCCCTAGTGTTCGAGGCTGATCATAAAGAAGCCTTGAATACTGTTGTCGTGATCTTTAACACCTATTCgtatttgtccttcaattctaagttagcacgatttactgttgcctcgttaaaaatctagtcgaaaaacccatttgggacaaaaccgattcaagggaagtgcaacgcgtgctttcgggCCTAAAAATTGTGTCGTTCTTCAATGGTCGCCTATAAGTGTTAGTCCAAAATGCAAATAAGTAAAAGGAATGAATGaggtcgtaccttaacagtaataTATCAttaagtgagttatgttccagttgtttggtagttgctcaccgttcattATTCCAAGTTTGTACGATCCCTTtcttcccagttcggccccaactTCCCTTTGTTCGGGTTCCGGGTGCTCAGCGTGacctttcttaacactaagtctcCAACATTAAAATGTAGAAGGTTggatcttcgattataatacctccCGATCCGTTATTTTTGGGCAGCCAACCGAACTAGGGCGGCTTCACGCCTTTCCTCTATCAGATCCAGACTCGTATTCATGGCTTCGTCATTTGATTCTtttgttgcatatcggaacctgagacacAGTTTTCCGACCGATGTTAGAGCTTCAGTGCCTTAAATCAGCGAGAATAGGGTGGCCCTGGTActagacttcgaggtcgtacggtatgcctataggacttcgggcaggatttccttccattttcctttggcgttggtcaacctcttttgaggttttggagtatggttttgttagtGGATTCCGCttatccgttcccactagggtggtagggtgttaaTAGGAtatttttgatcttatggtcttcgagaaacctGCTTACTTTTCTACCGATGAACTGTTTCCTATTGTCGCACATGATCTCAGCCGGCATTCCGAAccaacatatgatgtggtcccaaatgaaatcgatgacttctttctccctgacCTTCTCATATGCTGGGTTTACacctacttagaaaaatagtcagtcataaataatataaattgagccttatcgggtgcccatggaagggagCCAATgatgtccatccctcatttcatgaacggccagggtgacaagaccgaatgcagcaGGTCCCCGGctcgatgaatcatcggagcattcctttgacattcatcacattttcgtaaGAACTCCTTCACATCCTTTTCCATGTCAATCCAGTAGTAGCCGACTCTGATTACGTTTCGAAATAATGattcggcgcctgaatgatttccgcatgtaccttcgtgaatttccctcagaacgtactcggtatctcctggtcctagacatatcgcgagagggccatcgaatgttcttatGAACAGGGTTCCATCTTCGAACAAGCTAAATAGGGCTGCCTTCATATGcatggccctcgattcttttgtatCCGAGGGCAGTTTTTCAGTCTTCAGATAttatatgtatttgtttctctagTTCTAATTCAGGCCCATTGATTTTATcttggcatggccttcttccattACCGATCTCATGAATTGTACGACTTTCCTCGAATTGAACACATCGTCCTCAACCGACAAccccaagttagcaagggcatcagcctcactattttgatcccgaggtacgtgcTATAGAGTCCTATAATgatccggccagtcgttttaaaatTTATAGCCATGTTTCCTCATTTAccgctcattctgtactttataactgttatgtgacttgccggggtaattggttcgggtccggtgaggtttatagaatgaattggaacacttagttccaagttttaaagcgtaagttcaaatagtgatcggatatcgacttatgtgcaaatgacctcggaataaaatttttatgattacaacagcttcgtatggtgattttggacttaggagcatgttcggaattttatttggaagtcggtagttaaattaggcttgaaatggctaaaatagaaatttaagtttgaaagtttgaccggggagttgactttttgatatcggggtcggaatacgattctgaaaatttgaatatctccgttatgtcatttatgacttgtgtgcaaaatttgaggtcaatcggacgtgatttgataggttccggcgtcatttgtagaaattggaagtttcaaagttcattaggcttgaatctatgtgtgattcatgtttttagtattgttggatgtgatttaaagactcgactaagttcgtatgatgtattaggacttgtaggtatatttggttgaggtcccgagagcctcgggtgagtttcagatggttaacggatcaaaatttggatttaaacaactgctggaatttttttatatctgtatctggtttccttatacgcgatcgcatgaatGCGTCTGCGATCGTGTAGGCTTAGTTGATCAGTGGATGTTTTATTCTAGGCGATCACGTGGGGATATCTGCATCGCGTAGGGTTATTTGGGGGCTACTGAGTTTTGATCTacacgatcgcgtgaagagggatgtgatcgcgtagctctgggattttgtgactcgcgaatgcGTGGCTATGATTGTGTTCGCGTAAAGTAAGTGTAGAAGAACTGGAGGTCACGCGTTTgatctatgcgatcgcgagaagAGGGCTATGATCGCGTAGAACTGGGAActctgtgctttgcgatcgcgtagaattaATTTGTGCAGTGGaacaattgtgcttcgcgatcgcgtgtgattGTTCGTGAttgcgtagagcaaatgactgggcagagagtttaagttctgaaaatgggactaaggcaatttttgggagattttcagaggaaacaatgtggtaagtattcttaactctatattggttaaattacccgaatccatggttgtttttatcatttaatgggtgaattgagttggaaaatttagaaaaccctcttggtttaaattgaagatttgagggctgagttgaggtcggatttttataaaattgatatggt
Protein-coding sequences here:
- the LOC104114615 gene encoding low affinity inorganic phosphate transporter 3, whose translation is MAKDQLQVLNALDVAKTQLYHFTAIVIAGMGFFTDAYDLFCISLVTKLLGRIYYHHENAPKPGILPPPIAAAVNGVAFVGTLSGQLFFGWLGDKLGRKKVYGMTLMLMVICSIASGLSFGKTPNGVIATLCFFRFWLGFGIGGDYPLSATIMSEYANKKTRGAFIAAVFAMQGFGILAGGIVALIVAGAFKNAYPSPIYSVNPKDSTPPEADYVWRIIVMFGAIPALLTYYWRMKMPETARYTALVAKNAEKAAADMSKVLNVEIEVEKDKVEENRHSFGLFTKEFLRRHGLHLLGTTSTWFLLDIAFYSQNLFQKDIFSKIGWIPHPETMNALDEVFKIARAQTLIALCSTVPGYWFTVAFIDKMGRFAIQLMGFFFMTVFMFALAIPYNHWTQKENRIGFVIMYSLTFFFANFGPNATTFVVPAEIFPARLRSTCHGISAAAGKAGAIVGAFGFLYAAQSTDPLKVDAGYPTGIGVKNALIVLGCVNLLGMLFTFLVPESKGKSLEEMSKENEREEENYETESKADNAQTIPV